The Daucus carota subsp. sativus chromosome 2, DH1 v3.0, whole genome shotgun sequence genome includes a window with the following:
- the LOC108207731 gene encoding protein BIG GRAIN 1-like B — protein sequence MDKYRKHNYTSLPGDSKRYTSRGERDQNPSFSSTLLDQIYRSIDENNDHRVAVDDEVVLSRETVTIKKKKQYIYTSVEKKEAAHFQRIEKNKASDNIYQRKNGENYGGLMTLNSSWSSSDSSSGGLFSSEADSNYGVSSLYAHRPKPIRTSTEKISHEEKRKHTSDSVVKRSKLKAVLKIYGDLKNVKQPISPGAKLASFLNSLFSARENTKKGKFSGANSSTASACSASRSCLSKTPSTREKLSDSAAKKSVRFHPVSASMDKSSQLQRGNRGNDSEVPDQRNRVNDEVMYDLRRKNQRVEERTRELLQNYARKAESESDEDEDEDDDDASYASSDLFELDSLNNCGINVRGDYMEELPVYETTYLHANLLALQTN from the coding sequence ATGGACAAGTACAGGAAACATAATTATACTTCTCTACCCGGAGACAGCAAGAGATACACGAGTCGCGGTGAAAGAGATCAGAATCCTTCCTTCTCATCCACTCTGCTGGACCAAATTTATCGGTCAATTGACGAAAACAATGATCATCGTGTCGCGGTTGATGATGAGGTTGTGCTTTCCAGGGAGACTGTGACGATTAAAAAGAAGAAACAGTACATTTATACAAGTGTTGAGAAAAAAGAAGCAGCACATTTTCAGcgaattgagaaaaataaggcCTCTGACAACATATACCAGAGGAAAAATGGCGAAAATTATGGCGGCCTAATGACTTTGAATTCAAGTTGGAGCTCTTCGGATTCTAGCTCTGGAGGCCTCTTCTCCTCCGAAGCTGATTCAAATTATGGAGTTTCATCGTTGTATGCTCATAGGCCTAAGCCTATCAGGACCAGCACCGAGAAAATTTCACACGAAGAGAAGCGAAAGCACACATCTGACAGTGTCGTTAAGAGATCAAAATTGAAAGCAGTACTTAAGATTTACGGTGATTTGAAAAATGTGAAGCAGCCAATTTCACCAGGCGCTAAGCTGGCTAGTTTTCTCAATTCGCTTTTCAGTGCACGAGAAAATactaaaaaaggaaaattttcaGGAGCTAATTCATCCACCGCTTCTGCATGCTCAGCTTCCAGGTCATGTCTAAGCAAAACTCCATCAACAAGGGAAAAATTATCTGACAGTGCCGCGAAAAAGTCAGTGCGGTTCCATCCTGTCAGTGCCAGTATGGACAAAAGTAGTCAGCTGCAGCGCGGCAATAGGGGAAATGATTCAGAAGTTCCTGATCAGAGAAACCGCGTGAATGATGAGGTAATGTATGATCTCAGGAGGAAAAACCAGAGAGTTGAAGAAAGAACCAGAGAATTGCTGCAGAATTACGCGAGGAAAGCTGAATCAGAGAGCGACgaggatgaagatgaagatgatgatgatgctagTTATGCAAGTTCTGATTTGTTTGAGCTTGATAGTCTTAACAATTGTGGAATTAATGTAAGGGGAGATTACATGGAGGAATTGCCTGTATATGAAACTACTTATCTTCATGCTAACCTCCTAGCTCTGCAGACTAATTAA
- the LOC108209258 gene encoding probable phospholipid-transporting ATPase 4, protein MAHGRVRAKVRRSSLYTFGCVRPPRDEAEGPHQIQGPGYSRIVYCNQPRLHQRKPLKYSYNYISTTKYNVITFIPKAIFEQFRRVANVYFLLAAILSLTPVTPFLPVSMISPLAFVVGLSMAKEAMEDWRRFVQDMKVNLRKAITHKGNGEFSCKPWLKIQVGDVVKVEKDQFFPADLFFLSSSYEDGICYVETMNLDGETNLKVKRALEVTLPLNDDDSFKNFTGTIRCEDPNPNLYTFVGNLELNNQVYPLDPSQILLRDSKLRNTSYVYGVVIFTGHDSKVMQNATKSPSKRSRIEKQMDKIIYILFTLLVFISVISSIGFAVKTKDQMPDWWYLPPDDGHLYDPSHANLSGFYHLITALILYGYLIPISLYVSIELVKVLQAKFINKDIHMYDEETGTPAQARTSNLNEELGQVDTILSDKTGTLTCNQMDFIKCSIAGTAYGLSASEVEVAAAKQMAMDLDGQDPEFPGNFSRRNSTEVLLKNKRPSFGPSEIELENISTPMGVKHQKPVIKGFNFEDNRIMNGNWSREPFADLILLFFRILAVCHTAIPELNDETGGYDYEAESPDERAFLVAAREFGFEYCKRSQTSIYVRECHPSSREIVEREFKILNLLDFTSKRKRMSVIVRDENGKIFLLCKGADSIIFDRLSKSGRIFEEATMKHLNEYGEAGLRTLALAYKKLEEAEYTAWSEEFLKAKTSIGGDRELILDKLSDMMERDLFLIGATAVEDKLQKGVPQCIDKLAQAGLKFWVLTGDKMETAINIGYACSLLRQGMRQICISANIDIMAQDSKKLLKENILMQITVASQMVKLEKDPHAAFALIIDGKALAYALENDMKTHFLKLAVNCASVICCRVSPKQKALVTRLVKEGTGKITLAIGDGANDVGMIQEADIGIGISGVEGMQAVMASDFSIAQFRFLERLLVVHGHWCYKRIAQMICYFFYKNIAFGLTLFYFEAFTGFSGQSVYDDWYMLLFNVVLTSWPVISLGVFEQDVSSEVCLQFPALYQQGPKNLFFDWYRIIGWMGNGLYSSLVIFFVNIIIFYDQAFRSEGQTADMAAVGTTMFTCIIWAVNCQIALIMSHFTWIQHFLVWGSVVTWYIFLFLYGLISPVYSGNDFKILEEALGPAPLYWLTTLLVPVACNLPYLAHISFQRAFNPMDHHVIQEIKYYKKDKEDRSMWRRELSKARQETKIGFSARVDASIRQLKLRLQRRYSSSTPRISMSLT, encoded by the exons ATGGCGCATGGCAGGGTGAGGGCAAAGGTCCGTCGGAGCAGTCTTTACACATTTGGTTGTGTTAGGCCGCCTCGTGATGAAGCCGAGGGTCCACATCAAATTCAAGGTCCTGGATATTCACGAATAGTATATTGCAACCAGCCTCGTCTCCACCAAAGGAAACCTCTTAAGTACTCGTATAATTACATATCCACTACAAAATACAATGTTATAACTTTTATACCTAAAGCAATCTTTGAGCAATTCCGGCGCGTTGCCAATGTATACTTTCTCCTGGCTGCAATCTTATCACTAACACCTGTTACTCCATTTTTACCGGTTAGCATGATTTCTCCTTTGGCTTTTGTGGTTGGACTTAGTATGGCAAAGGAAGCAATGGAAGACTGGCGTAGATTTGTACAAGATATGAAGGTTAATCTGCGGAAAGCCATCACCCATAAAGGGAATGGCGAATTTTCTTGTAAACCATGGTTGAAGATTCAGGTTGGAGATGTGGTAAAAGTAGAAAAGGATCAATTTTTCCCTGCGGATTTGTTTTTTCTGTCATCTAGTTATGAAGATGGGATATGTTACGTAGAGACTATGAATTTAGATGGAGAGACGAACCTGAAGGTTAAAAGAGCTTTAGAGGTGACTCTACCCCTAAATGACGATGACTCTTTCAAGAATTTCACAGGAACAATTAGATGTGAAGACCCCAACCCTAACCTTTACACTTTTGTTGGTAATCTAGAGCTTAACAACCAGGTCTATCCTCTTGATCCTAGTCAAATTCTTCTTCGAGATTCAAAGCTGCGGAATACAAGTTATGTGTATGGAGTTGTAATATTCACCGGCCATGATAGCAAAGTCATGCAAAATGCTACAAAATCTCCTTCAAAAAGAAGCAGGATTGAAAAACAGATGGACAAGATTATTTATATCCTCTTCACACTACTAGTTTTTATCTCAGTAATTAGTTCAATAGGTTTTGCTGTTAAGACAAAAGACCAGATGCCAGACTGGTGGTATTTGCCTCCAGATGATGGTCATCTTTATGATCCTAGTCATGCTAACCTATCTGGATTTTATCATCTAATCACTGCTCTTATCCTTTATGGATACCTAATTCCCATCTCGTTGTATGTTTCTATTGAGCTTGTGAAGGTCCTTCAAGCAAAATTCATTAACAAGGACATACACATGTATGATGAAGAGACAGGAACTCCTGCTCAAGCACggacatcaaatttgaatgaggAGTTAGGCCAGGTTGATACAATTCTCTCTGATAAAACTGGAACTTTGACATGCAATCAGATGGATTTTATCAAGTGTTCCATAGCTGGGACTGCATATGGCTTGTCTGCTAGTGAAGTAGAAGTTGCAGCTGCAAAGCAGATGGCAATGGACCTTGATGGGCAAGATCCCGAATTTCCAGGCAATTTTAGCCGTAGAAATAGTACAGAAGTATTATTAAAGAACAAAAGGCCTAGTTTTGGACCATCTGAGATTGAGCTGGAGAATATCAGTACGCCAATGGGTGTAAAGCATCAGAAACCTGTGATTAAAGGTTTTAATTTTGAGGACAACCGCATCATGAACGGAAATTGGTCAAGAGAACCATTTGCAGatctaattttgttatttttccgAATTCTTGCTGTTTGTCACACTGCAATTCCAGAACTAAATGATGAAACTGGTGGTTATGACTACGAAGCAGAGTCACCAGATGAAAGAGCTTTTCTTGTGGCAGCAAGAGAATTTGGTTTTGAATATTGTAAACGAAGCCAAACAAGCATATATGTGCGTGAATGTCATCCTTCTTCTCGAGAAATTGTTGAAAG GGAGTTCAAAATTCTTAATCTTCTGGATTTCACTAGCAAAAGGAAGCGAATGTCTGTGATTGTTAGGGATGAGAATGGAAAGATTTTTCTGCTGTGTAAAGGCGCAGACAG CATCATCTTTGACCGTTTATCTAAGAGTGGAAGAATATTTGAAGAAGCTACCATGAAGCATCTGAATGAATATGGGGAAGCTGGGTTACGGACTCTTGCACTTGCTTATAAGAAGCTAGAAGAAGCCGAGTACACTGCTTGGAGTGAAGAGTTTCTTAAAGCAAAGACTTCTATTGGCGGTGACAGGGAGCTGATACTTGATAAATTATCGGACATGATGGAAAGAGATTTATTTCTTATTGGTGCAACAGCTGTGGAGGACAAACTTCAGAAAGGG GTGCCTCAGTGTATTGATAAACTAGCACAAGCAGGTCTGAAATTCTGGGTCCTTACTGGTGATAAGATGGAAACTGCAATTAACATTGG ATATGCATGCAGTCTGCTTCGACAGGGCATGAGACAGATATGCATATCAGCAAACATCGACATTATGGCCCAAGATTCTAAAAAG TTGCTTAAGGAGAACATTTTGATGCAAATTACCGTTGCTTCTCAAATGGTCAAGCTTGAAAAGGACCCTCATGCTGCGTTTGCCTTAATCATTGATGGCAAAGCGTTAGCTTATGCCTTGGAAAATGATATGAAGACTCATTTCTTAAAACTAGCAGTTAATTGTGCATCTGTGATATGCTGCCGTGTTTCTCCCAAGCAGAAGGCGCTG GTAACAAGATTAGTAAAAGAAGGTACGGGAAAGATAACGTTAGCAATTGGTGATGGTGCAAATGATGTTGGAATGATTCAAGAGGCAGATATTGGTATAGGAATCAGTGGTGTGGAAGGAATGCAG GCTGTGATGGCTAGTGACTTTTCCATTGCACAGTTCCGGTTTCTGGAGAGACTTCTGGTTGTACATGGGCACTGGTGCTACAAGAGGATTGCTCAAATG ATTTGTTATTTCTTCTACAAGAACATAGCTTTTGGGCTTACGCTATTTTACTTCGAGGCATTCACTGGCTTCTCTGGGCAATCCGTCTATGATGACTGGTATATGTTGCTATTCAATGTGGTTCTTACTTCATGGCCTGTCATTTCACTCGGTGTCTTCGAACAAGATGTTTCTTCTGAGGTCTGTTTACAG TTTCCAGCATTGTATCAGCAAGGACCAAAGAACTTATTCTTCGACTGGTATCGGATAATTGGGTGGATGGGAAATGGTCTGTATTCCTCCttggttattttctttgttaacATCATCATCTTTTACGACCAAGCTTTCCGCTCAGAGGGCCAAACCGCAGATATGGCTGCTGTGGGTACCACTATGTTTACTTGCATCATTTGGGCTGTCAACTGTCAGATTGCCCTCATAATGAGTCACTTCACATGGATACAACACTTCCTTGTGTGGGGAAGCGTCGTCACTTGgtatatatttctttttctatatGGTCTGATTTCACCGGTTTACTCTggaaatgattttaaaatactGGAAGAAGCTCTGGGTCCTGCACCACTATACTGGCTCACCACTCTATTAGTGCCAGTTGCCTGTAATCTCCCCTACCTAGCTCATATATCCTTCCAGCGGGCCTTCAATCCAATGGATCACCATGTAATTCAAGAAATCAAGTACTACAAAAAAGACAAAGAGGACCGATCCATGTGGAGAAGAGAGCTGTCGAAAGCTAGACAAGAAACCAAGATAGGGTTCTCAGCAAGAGTAGATGCATCAATCCGACAGTTAAAATTGAGGTTGCAGAGGAGATATTCTTCGTCGACTCCACGTATTAGCATGTCTCtcacataa